A region of the Pseudomonas sp. J452 genome:
GGACGCCATGGCGCTGGCGGCTGGCTGGGGCTGAAAACCTTGGGCAGTGGTTGCTCGCTATCCGGCAACAACTTCAGGCTGGCCAGCCTGTGGATATGCGAACGGCTCCGGCAGAAGTGCGTTTGGTTCAGTTGAACGCTGGAACCGAAGCCCAGCAGCGCCTTGTGGCTGCGAGAACTGTGGCCCCCAACGCTCAAGGCACCGTCCTCATCATCGGGGACGCCATGAACGTGCAAGGCCGCCATCAGCTAACGAGCCAGACCCCAGGAGCCATGGCTGTCGAAGCCGTTGACCTAAGAGATTTAGTCAACTTTGCAAGGCAGTTCGATCTGCGGGGCATCAATCCTCTGGCGCAACTCGCTGAATTTGCTTCAAGCGTGATGACCGGGGTGGGGGCCGCAAACCTACGGACGCGTATCGAGTCTCTGCGTGGAGGAAGGGCGCGGACGCCCCCCGACCCCCGCTGAGACTGAGGCCGTTGCATTTGTCGAGGAGCCAACGCTAGAGCGAGCGCATCGTGTGCTTAATGTCCTCGCTGACCAGCCGGGCTCACGTGTGTTCCGACCAGAAGTCTTGCACTGCTGTCGCTCTGCCATGCAAGCAGTGGCAGGAGGGGCCCCCGACTTTCTGACTGCAGCCATTCAGGCTCGCGAGCGCAATCGACATCTCGGTCGACCGATTGCGCGTCGATCGGTCGGCAGCACGTTATTGCTCAAGGGCCTGGAGGCAGACGTATCGGTCATTCTGCATCCTGAGTTGATGACAGCTCAAAACCTATATGTCGCTCTGACGCGGGGCGCAAGACAAGTAGTTGTGTGCTCTCCTACGCCCATACTCACGCCGGTGCGAAACGGTTGAGTGAGTATTCGCATGGGTTCCGACATCAATTCGCATGCCTAACCGACACTGATTCGCACGCAAAACCGACACAACACGGTTCTTCAAAACCGACAGCCATTCGCGCCCTTCGACAGCTATTCGCATCCTCCGACAGCCATTCGCACGCCCCGACAGCTATTCGCATCCCTCCGACACCTATTCGCACACGCCGACAGTTTGCTTTGCCGACGCCCGGAGATATCCAGTCACTGACTCGCAGTTCCAAATGGCCTCTCGCTGATGACTGCTACCGGCCAATAGCAGCCATTCACGTGTGGCGGATTTCGCAAACCTTTGCAGGTATTCGGGTCTCAAATCCCCCCAAGCACGGAGCGTTCATTTTGCGGGGAGAGCAAAGCTTGTGAGAAAGCTTGTTGCCACTAGGACGCACATCACAACCAGCAATGGTGTTGAGCCAAAACTTTCCAGAATAAGAGCAGCAGCTACAGGGCCTGTGGCCTGGGCAATCAGCATGGGGCGAGCGAGCAGTCCCATGCGTGTGCCATAGCCATCCGCACCGAAGAGAGCCAGGGGTAGTGTGCCGCGAGCAATGGTCAGAACCCCATTGCCTGCTCCATAAAGTCCCAAGGCCAAGAAAGCCAGCCACGGAATGGCCGGCAGCAGCAGTCCAATACCTAGCCCGCAGAGTAAAATGGCTATACGAGCTGACCAGGTTGGATGCAGGTTCCGCCCAATCGAAAACTCTGCAAGGCGTGCCACGACCTGAGATGGCCCAATCATCATGCCGATGGCCAGGGCTGTTGCCGTGGCGATGCCAAGCAGTTTCAGTACATCAAGCAGGTGTACTGAAATGGAAGAGATCACCAGCGATTGGAGTGTCAGTAACGTTGCCAATAGCAGGAGGAGACGATTGGCTGATTTGCTGGAGCTTGACGTGGATGGGGCATTCGCAAGAGCTGTTGTTTCAGCTGGGGTATCGATGTTCTTGGGAATCGCCAAAAGATGGATTGGTAGCCCTATTGCCAGGTGCGCTGCGGCTAACGCAAAGCAGCTATACCTCCAGCCGATCTGGTGTTCCAAGCCGGCGATCAGTGGCCAGCCCAAGGTGCTGGCAAACCCGCCAAGCAACGTGAGACCGGTCATCGAGGCGCGCGCGTTGTTGCCAAGTAGGCGTCCAAGCGTGGAAAACGCAGCGTCATAGAGCCCAGCAGCCATGCCTGCGCCGATGAGCGTCCAGGCCAGGTAGTAAGTGGTTAGGTTGCTGGCCGCTCCCATTAGCAGCATTCCCAGCGCTAACAATACCGAACTGGTTGC
Encoded here:
- a CDS encoding MFS transporter gives rise to the protein MVNPESSQQPINRFRLVWALGIAQILAWSTTYYLPAVLATPISKETGWSITSVVIGLSWGLLVAGACSPMVGRWIDRHGGRSVLATSSVLLALGMLLMGAASNLTTYYLAWTLIGAGMAAGLYDAAFSTLGRLLGNNARASMTGLTLLGGFASTLGWPLIAGLEHQIGWRYSCFALAAAHLAIGLPIHLLAIPKNIDTPAETTALANAPSTSSSSKSANRLLLLLATLLTLQSLVISSISVHLLDVLKLLGIATATALAIGMMIGPSQVVARLAEFSIGRNLHPTWSARIAILLCGLGIGLLLPAIPWLAFLALGLYGAGNGVLTIARGTLPLALFGADGYGTRMGLLARPMLIAQATGPVAAALILESFGSTPLLVVMCVLVATSFLTSFALPAK